The Haliotis asinina isolate JCU_RB_2024 chromosome 3, JCU_Hal_asi_v2, whole genome shotgun sequence genome segment tatatatactgtctgtagTAGTCACTAataccaagggagataaccgaTGTCGTGTTTCTGTTTCAACAGTTACGTTTTATGTTGTTTGGTCTTCTCATTTGTAATATTCCGTCGCAAATTATTCAGTGAGTGTCGAtgttaccagagaccatataatatggtctctgatgttaCACAATACCTACGCTTTAATAGAAACTTACTTTTTGTAATTTTTCAGTATattaaagtgaaaaaaaaacacatacatgaaAGTTGCGTGTacaatatttaagaaatacaccATCTCCAGTGACTTGCTTTTCGACGGTATTACATCAATGTAACATTGAATGTCATACCTTATCATCTTTTTATCATAATAACACTAAGTCTGATCGCGTACTGGACAgagtatatttttgtttgtacaAGTGCATGCCGACACTTTATGCCTGGAGGAGTTAGGTCCCTTGTTCGGGTATTTCTCGCGATGAAACATCGATGCAAGAAAACGTTTTTCTGGGTCTGTAGGTGAAAGATAAGGCAAACTTCGTCCGATTCACTTACCGTTTAGCAGGGGCAGTCGATATTTGAAAAAAGAGAAATTATGAGGTTGAGTTCATTGTTATTTGTTCTTGCGAAAACTTATGGGTGTCGCTGGTCATGTGAAGATAAAAGGATATATGCTTATGTAGCTTGAGTCGATTGATGTTCAGTGTTACGCAATAACATGCGATAAGTATGGAGTATCTTCTCGCAGAAGGATTTGTTCTTGGTATAAGACTTTAGCATGAATTATCTATAACTTGTATAAAGTTAACATGTACTTTAATGTTCTGCCTAACTTCCCTTTTCCTATTTCTGTATGCATCGTTGCGTCCATGTTTCAAAGTCAAGGCAAACGGAATATAGGTATGttgaatatttctatttcacATCAAATTATTCCATTTTATTTCGACCCCAAAGGTAGGGCAACGGGGAAATGTGGCTATttcgtgtacatgtatatctattTCACATTCTGGCCGTCGAATCTTTGGCAACGGTTGTTCGAATCCATGAATTTAAGCCGAAAATAgaatatgattacacgatgccattttagaaagtggtcaaatgcaacatatgtcatatttgggatttcactttcttagtaaggaagtcgcggtggctgagcgggctaggcggctgactttgtgtgctggcgattaggtgcctgactctgagggtgcggattcgaatcccggatgggactcaaccgaaaaaaagtactagaatttgtactttactaagaaagtgaaatcccaaatatgacatatgttgaaaataGAATACATTCACCTGTCTGCTTATCCTATCATTTAGCATGGGCCGGTTCGCCTGCAAACACATGCAACACAACTCTCTTGTGCTTAAATGTGTGTGTTTTAACAGACGTTCCACTTCGTTTTGTTCAAGTTCATGAAAGATAATATTGCCTAACGAGGCACATTTCTCAGGTTATCTCTCCGGCATCTGTAAGAATGATACGTATCAGCGTATCAAACTATAAACACTGGATGCAGGGGGTATATAGATGCGATATTTGTGTTGTAGGGATGAAATCAAAACGGCAATGAGGCAAAATTATTTTGTTCAACAGAGAAAGcgtaaaatataatatatgctAATAAACAAACCAAGAAATTCATAAAACGTAGTTAAATTCATAAAACGTAGTGagtgttgaaatgtttttttcttctgAAACACATGCACGAAGGCATGTACAGACCACAAGGATAttgaaaatatcatattttctaCTGTACCAAAACAACATGTACTATAATGGTGTACTATAACAAGCTAACACACTAATCTCTGTTCTTATTCTGTCCGGAGTGCAGAAAGACAGGTCCAAAAGTGTTGAACACATAATTTCTcactgcaacaaacaacaaTTAACAGCTTCATTTGAGAATCAAGGTAATATCCACATAATTAATGAGATTATAAAAAGTCAATAAGAATAAAGTGGATATTTACTGTTTAGTGTAGACACATGTATGTCCATGTGCGTGCATGCGCGTCACACAGTGCGCGTAGTCTCAACCAGAGATTTATATTCTCTAATTTCCAAATTGCTATTTTTGCGGATAAGACTGTTACACTGTATTCTGTTCGCTTAATCAAAAGAACTTTCACCAGGCTAATAAAGTCCAAATATGAGATTGTCAATTTGCCCTTTAATCAGCTTTCTAAACATTAAGTACTCTGAATAcaaaccctgaagcaaatatttctaaaaaagcccaagcaagtctagaaaatgtggcaagtctagatttccacaggttcTAGAAGTGGAGGAAGtgtcagggctccttttcatgatattttattcattttactaAGAGTGTGTTTCCTGTAATATATGTCCATTTTAGGCTAGTTGTTAGTGTACAAGAATCACTAACGTGTGGTTGTTTGAAAAGTCAAAATATAACTAATCGGGATAACCTCGAAACATGATCGAACAGACTTAAATATTATTCATTCTCCTCTTTTGAAATGCCTAACCTGTCGATTTGTTTCACAACCGAAAGCGGTCCACTCTCGCGTGTCACCATCAATACAACTATGTAGTGGATTTGCCAGCTGCTTCTTTCAGTAGTATTGACGCTTCCTGGGCGTGACAAAGAGAGGCGACCTGATTATGTATCCCCAGCGGCGTGCCGGGTCTACATGTTCGTTTCATGTAAACTGCCAAAATTTCTGGTCTAATTCATCACCTTGATGCCCCGAATAAGGGGGCGAATGTCAGTTTGTTACGAAGAAACTTCGATGGTCTTGTTCAGGTTCACTGATTCTATTTCATTCATAACTTACATCGCAATGAGCCTTATCCAGTTTACGAATTTATCCATGCGCGCAACCCTTTGTGTAATCTGTGATTAAAATCTAACTCTAACACGCACCGATACAAACAATGTACTGTAACCAAAATTCCAAGAACGGGTACTAGATTTAAGTTTCGCAGCGATGCCCTACTTTGAACTTCACGTCAAAGGTCACTTCCGGTCTGTGGAACCAAAACAAAATGGAGGTTTCTCCAGGAAGGGATGGAATGACCTTTACTTTAGTGATTTTCTGACACTCCTTGACCACTGAAGTCTGATCGGTGAAAATGGGAAAGCTTAAATGCTTCGAGATTGTATTCCCGGACCAGAGGTCCGTGTTTCACCCTGGCGAGTGCGTTAACGGGCAGGTTGTAGTGGAACTGAAAGGCGATATGAAAATGAGGTCATTGCGAGTGTTCATGCGAGGGGTTGCAAAAGTTCACTGGACAGAATCGCGAAGTACGGGAAGCAGATTGGGGTCTTACACGGAACATTACAATGCTGAGGTGGAGTATTTCTTCAAACGACAAGTTCTTTTTGGTGGAGGTGAGCGCGTGTTCCTGTTAATTATCCATCTTCTTGTCTGTACGTAGTGTTTTTAAAGGCATATTGAGAACGTCAGAAATACCAAGCTCATCGATGTGGTTTACTTCAAATCCGTTTTGTTTATATAAAGTATGAATTCTTATTGcccaaaatgtatttctttataAGCTAATATGTATGGCGTAGTTGAAGACTAGTACATAAGAAAAAACGAAAGATGGGCATGGTTTGAAATTTATTGCTCAAATGGACAAGATTCGAAGGTATACAACATAGTTTCTCACTCCCAGGGCCATGTTCCACAAATAAACGCACTAGTGTACTAGACTGTGGCCAAAATTGCAAAAGGGAACGTTTCTCAGTACTGTGCATATTCTCCTTAACTTCATTGTGTCTTGCTAAAACTGGGAGAAAAGTttaatcactcactcttcaatGTGTCCTGTATCTTGCCCTGTTGCAGCACTTTATGTAGCCCCAACATTGTAGCAGTATTCATTATTTCCCCACAAGCCACTGTGCAATTTCTAATATGCAGGTCTAAAATAGTATGTCTCTCTGCCAAGTAAAACACTTGTAAAGCATCTGTAAACTAGTTTTGAGTTTACTTTAGTTATACGTCACATTGGCATTATATGATTATTCCAGCCAAGTAACGACAAAACTAAGTCTGCTTTCATATACTAGTTTGGGGAACAGACTCCATAGATAGAAGTTGTAAGCACATAGTAAACTAAGGTCATAAGCATTTATAAAATCTGCCAAACTGTGTACAAGCACATGGAGTATTGCATATCATTTCCCAATCTAGATTATGTCATACTGAAAACAGTTTCTACCCCATCAAGCCATGATTATGGATATTCTTTATGTCAATTGGATGTAGTGCTATATTACACAAATACTAAAAAGGGCCCATGTAAGATGGGAGATGTATCAATGGCCTAAGTATAGtagaaaggagtgagtgagttttacaccgcactcgccattattacagctatatggcagcggtctgtaaataatcaaatccagaccagacagtccagtgatcaacagcatgagcattgttctgcgcaattgggaactgatgacgtgtcaaacaagtcagtgagcctgaccacctgatcctgttagtcgcctgttacgacaagcatagtcgccttttatggcaaacatgggttgctgaaagccaatTCTActccagaccttcatgggtcatatacttttgggagatatatggaattgaatcaatgttgatgcaATAATAATAgatattttgaaaaagcatcaccacatgcatttcattcaAAGGAAAGCTGtttgttcagttatcccccttgttaggtgacttgagtataacatgaaaatttcaggtttacaattttcagtcagtagtgtgtgatttgactctgaaaaccctgaccatggaCAGATGTAagaaaattatcagaaaaaatGGTCCACAGTGATTTATCGTCCTGCCTGaaaaagatcaaggttcataatgacaccccatgcatgtgttggaggctcccacgttgtgcacatgcatcccatgcattgtgtttgcatgtggtgataaTGTGAATTGATGCTGCGTAcacagatgaatgtcattgtaacgttcctcaatgggttttctttctaccagtcTTCAAAGTTCAGATTCAGATCAAttctcacgttgttgatcactggattgtctggtctagattatttacagacggccgccatatagctggaatatagctgagtgcagcgtaaaactaaattcactcactcactcatagtttTGAAAAGTGTAGCAGGAAGGACTGAGCTGAAGGAAATGTGGCTCAAGGACTGGGAGACAGACTAAATAACGTGGTTGTAACAAACTCAAACATGCCTTCATTTGCAGGGgactgttgaaagttgttggtACTATGGTAGTATCAAGAATTACAACCATTAATGGGCATGGCAGAATGTATGCACAGTGGAGTAAAAACTAATACATTAGTGTTCGGCATTCAAGTTCATACTTTAGGTTGTGTTAGGTTTTAGTTTCATAATTACTCTGCTAGAAATTTTTATTACTTCAAGGTTTCCTTAGACGCTTTTGAAGGAGTCCATAACAAATATGGGTGCCATGGCAAAAAGTGATGTTATGTTAGAGCCACCTTATCAATATATTGGGAAAGTCTTTTGGGACACCGTCAAAACATAACAACACCATCTAATACTCCCTGTAAAACACATCTGCTTGTGAGATGACAGTTGGTTATTGAAATCCCATCATCACACTTGATAATTTCAGAAGTGTTTCAGTCTTGGGGATAGACttacagctagtctctgaaatgaacatattttacagaaaatatagaTTGCTATGTTATAATTGTAACTACAAATTACAATGAAAAGGAACCTTGAGACTTTTTTCACtttcagaagctgtggaaatctcgacttgcgtgggcttgcttgatatatttgcttcaggggaCTGAGTGATAAGCTTTAGAAATatactgtttccatggaaacatgaataTGTGAACATTACTGAACATTACATTGACTGCTAATGTGACTGGACCATGGGAGTGGGAGGTAGTTGTAGTGAAAATTAGATAAATGTATGTAGGTTGCAGATTATGAGTAGCACTGACTGAACATGTTGACATGAACACTCATAGTGTTGCCGTTGCTGTCTGTTTGGTCTGAAAAGTAAATGCACTTTATAGCTGTTTCTTTGTAGCCATTACATTGAGTATAGTATTATGCTGCTTTTAGGAAAAGGTCCACCgataacaatgagtgagtggatCTGGAaagccatgggccattttgcacatgaGACTAAAAATTGGCTTATTTATACAATTACAAGGGCAGTGACCCATTCTgatttcagaaaatggctaacaaTCATGAAAATTGCCCATTGTCAAACTTCTCTTTCCCAGTTCCtcagtgagtatagtttcacactgcttttagcaatattccatcaatatcatggtggaagatatcagaaatgggtttcatacattgtacacatgtgggaagCCAAACTCAGTCCTTTAGCATGACAGGTGgatgcttttaccactaggctaccccacccctgACCGATAAGAGATTGGAgggtaccagaaatggaccctaTATATTGTactatgtgtggaatcaaacacaggtcttggcgtgatgagtgaacactttaactactagacAACCAATGTTAATGTTATGAATTGCAAAAGATGACATATGGCTAAAAGATATCAGGCATGAGTGTTATAACCACTTATATGTTCTGTCTGTGTTCATTGTCTGCTGGAAATACTGGAAATGACAAATCAATAAATTTGTCCTAGCTAAaaccataaaatatacatacacaaagTGTACCATGTTGTGTACTGAATACACCTAGGGTAGTAGGGTAGACTGGTTGTCAATGCATTGGTTTGTCACGCCATTGGTTTGTCACGCCAGACAGCTGGTTTGATTCCAACATCTGTAGAAAGTGTTGAGGTCATTTCTGGcatccccagctgtgatattgttggaatattgctaaaaggggagtaaaaccatactcactgaatACACTCAACATGACGATATTCCTCTGTAGTCATTCATCAGGACttcatgagtgagttaatgtgtaTTTGAACAGAATAATAGATATTTGTATGTGTCCTTAAATTTTTGTAGATATTGCACTTTTGTTAAACTTTAGGAATCTCACAGGCGTGGATATGGTGCAGGTACACCAAACATCATAATTGCGaacatctgggattcaaactcatgaTCACTGAAtcatgcagagttgtgtcccttatgtGTGCTGAAGAAAGTTCGATATTAAAGGAATAAGAAGGTTTTGTTTAGCCAGTTTTGCAGATAAACATTTATCTGTGTGCATGTATCTGCACGTGGAACATACTGTTTGAAAGTTCAACATGTGCAGAAACTTCAACCTTTCGAGTGCTAACAGTGTAAAATTTGGCTGTACTCTTTTCCTGTTTTGAGAGTTGCTTGAAGAAATGTGGAAAACACCTTTTTAGATGACATTCATTGCACCCTTTTGGCGATTTTTGTCTAGTCTGAGTAACTACTAGTACCATGAACATGACAAATTTCCTGTTTGCTTGGCATTCTACATGTTGCAGAGCTAGTGAATAAAAAAGCAAACACACAATGTAATGCATAACAACTCTTAGTTTATTGCATCtaatgcatatatacatgtcaTAACTCGGTTGTAACCACGTGAGTGTGATACTGCGTGAAAATTTACACTAGAACGACACTAACTCAtacaaattaaatatttatgGAGGTTGTTATCTATTGAGTTGAATATTCTCATCTCATTAACATGATAAGAATTCATTATTCTATTCATTCGCATTTAGAATTTGATGTTGTCAAAGATTTTCGTATATCTGTAAAGATGTAAGGCTTCTTTAGTTTtaccattttgtttacataataTGTGTAAACATTCAGTTTTAAGTATTGTGTACATCAGTGGTTGAGATAGTGAGTGAacgcgtgagtttagttttacactgcactcagcaatatgccagctcgatggcggcaatctgtaaataatcatgtctggacaagacagcccagtgatcaacaccatgagcatcgatttgcgcaataaCGCACCAGTGTCatatcaaacaagtcagcgagcctgataagttgatcccatcagtcgcctcttacgacaggcatggttgctttttatggcaagcatgagttgctgaaggtctgttctatgCTGGACCTTACGGGTCCAGTGGTTGAGATAACAATCAATTGAACATGTGTTTCTTTGGTTTTGTCGTTTTCTTTTTTTGGCATGGGAGTAGGATGGAGGGGAAAGTTAGGTTATTGTCAGAAGAGTGAATGATGAAGAAAATAGAGTTAGAGTGAGAGTTATAGCTGAAAAATGGTTAAGAAAGTATTTTTCTTATGTTAGAATTTATCAATAAAGGTTGAACTGGAATAAACAAATACCCTCGCATAAATCGCTTAAAGTTAAAGGTGTAATGATGGATTTTTTGTTGCCTTCACTGTACGATGAAATATCAGTTTTCCATTTGGATTATCAGAGGATGTTccacaatgatacataatgttttacagcacCAGGTGGATGCTTTCAGTAAAGGTGTAAGAGTATAGTTCGTATGTCGTACTGTAAAATTGCACTACTAGGATCAACCCACACATATATCTCTAACCCGTTCTAATTCTGTCCCAGCAGTCACATATAATGTTGTGTTTGATAATTTATGTACCCATAGGGATTATATACTAGAATTTGTGTCTTGAAATCTGATATATATGAGCTTGACTGATGTAGACATATTATTTATTGGCTGCTgtgatatggttggaatattgctgactttggTGTACTATTAGTTGTAACATATGATAAGCTGGGATAAAGCGTTCTCAGTAAAGTACCAATTCTAGGACTTTTGTTAGTTCGAGTCTCATCaggaattcgaacccacaccctcagagtcaggcatctcATCACCAGCATTTGTAATGACAGGTTACATTTGACcaatttttaaatggcactgcATATTCATTACTATTATTTGGATGCTTTGTGATTtaaggccacactcagcaatattccagccatatggtagtggtctgtaaataatcaaatctggaccataatccagtgatcaatagcatgagcactgatctgcacaaatgggatacaatgacttgtcaaacaagtcagctagcctgaccaacCATTCCCAGTAGTCACCTATTTAtatcaaacatgggttgctgaagaccagttctaacctggctATCAACAACTATTAACTTGCATTATGTCACAAGTGTGTAACAAGGTTTCTAGGTattttttatattctttttgCAGAAGTTTCTGATGGAAGAGACACACTGACAGAGGGCCGCCATGAATTCAACTTTGCATTTGAGCTTCCCATGGGGTAAGTAAGATCCGGTATGGTGAAACTGAAAGTAATTCCATTGCAGTGCTTTAGcgaagtttagggaatttgctCAGTTCTAATACCACAAAGAATTATGCCACGTTAAGATGTAGGACTTCAGTGGATTATGCCACGTTAAGTTGTAGGACTTCAATGGATTATGCCACATTAAATTGTAGGACTTCAATGGATTATGCCACGCTAGGTTGTAGGACTTCAATGGATTATGCCACGCTAGGTTGTAGGACTTCAATGGCCTATGCCATGTTAGGTTGTAGGACTTCAATGGCCTATGCCACGTTAGGTTGTAGGACTTCAATGGACTATGCCATGTTAGGTTGTAGGACTTAAATGGACTATGCCACGTTAGGTTGTAGGACTTCAATGGCCTATGCCATGTTAGGTTGTAGGACTTCAATGGACTATGCCACGTCAGGTTGTAGGACTTCAATGGACTATGCCACGCTAGGTTGTAGGACTTCAATGGACTATGCCACGTCAGGTTGTAGGACTTCAATGGATTATGCCCTGTACACTGTTATATTTCAATGAATAATGCCCTGGTTCAGTTGTCGGACTTCAGTGGGTAATATCTTGTTCATTTTTTTACTTCAAAGGATTATGACCAGTTCATTTGTTATCTCCTGCACCCCTGCAGTGCGTTTTGCAGGGGGTATTTATATGAactttgtgtgtctgtgcatCTGTCCTTATTTGTATTGTGTACATCAGTGGAGCataactttcaaaccattccaTATTTCTGCACCAAACTTAGCACacagatagatctggtggtctactggtgtcttttggtagtttgggctttctgaataaaatagtttatgcttttccatggcaacaagtttgacttagacTGACATTGATGGAAGTACTCTTTTCTTGAGCAGAACTCTAAATCTCTTCAATGTTTaatcaccaaacttggcatatAGATAGATGTGGTGGTCctttggtgccttttggtagttttggatttctgaataaaatacatggaatacatgtatttatgtttccATGGCAGCAAATTTGACACATTGAAATTGGTGGTAATGCTCTTTGTCATGCCCTGTTCATttgttgtacatacatgtagCTTGGCCAGCTCCTTTCTAATATTTCCATGGATTATGCCCTGTTTAATCACTGTGGCTCAGTGGAATGTGCCTGTGTTAACCTGCATGCACAACTTGATTACGTTATTTCAGTGGCATTTCCACATCATTTGAGGGAAAGCATGGAAGTGTGCGGTACTGGCTGAAGGCCGAGATGGACAAGCCGTGGTCCTTCAACCACAAGACAAAGAAAGCATTCACTGTCATCAGCCCCATTGATATTAACAGACCAGAGTATCAGGTATGTAGAGGCCACTCAGGGAACATGCCTACTATACTACTGTTACAAGCACATTAGTCCTAGCTAATACTGTGTAAGATTGTGTGTGACTTGTGATGTGTAAATCTGCAGTAGAAATGTTGCACCATGTCCATGCACTGTGTTTCAGACTCAGGTGGAGAGCAGTGTTGAGAAGACTCTGTGCTGTTGGTTGTGTATGTCAGGACCAATCTCCATCACCGCACGCACTGATCGCCGTGGTTACTGCCCAGGTGGGTATACACACACTGCATTTCATGTTAAAGCCCATGGGGTGTCCAGATTAAAATTGGCAGTCTAGCCGTGCGAGGATTAGGTGGTCAGTCTTGTCGACTCGTGTATGTGAAATGTCAGTGTCGTGAATtattgctcatgatattgatcactgattTGTCATGTCTCGGACTTGAATAtctacagacatacacataatATCACtttgctaaacaacaaacaaaaatatgagaGATAGGGGAGGACAGGTTTATTATCTTCGTGGTCTGTCCCCAAGATATTGACTTCCAGGTTAAACTTCTTTATCCCAatatcacacattttacccatatggagaatcaacACAGAGTCTTCCTGGAGTTGAGCAATTACTTTAGGCTACCTCTCTTCCCAGCTACATTTAGAGATCTGTTACATTTATGACTGCTTTATTTTCATATAAGCAATGTAAATATCATAATATATGCATTATTAATAGTGCTATAGCCAGTGATTGAAATATCTAGTGATAAAGAGTACTCAGTTTGGCTTCAAACCAATCAACACTTAAATTAGcttattgttgtttttcttgttaTGATTGTTGACattactgttttattttctacaGGGGAATCCATAGCAATATCAGCTGAGTTTGACAACCACTCTTCCCGAACAGTTATTCCATACGCCACCCTATACCAAACACAGGCATTCTTTGCCAGCGGGAAGTCTCGAGTTAGACGCACGAAATTCACTGTTTTGACTGGTTTACCTGTTGCACCTGGTAACCGGGGAAGCTGGGATAGCCAGTTGTTGAAGATACCAGCTGTTTCGCCATCAATCATGAATTGTTGTGTCATGAAAGTAGATTACTTTGTTAAGGTAACCATAATATCTTTCCATAATATCTtttagcggcatttagaagttgtatatatgtatgtatctttTATAGATAAATCCTTCAAAAAGAGTCTGAAATGACCCCGAAATGCTGTGTTTCATTGAATTGAAAAGATAATTTATCCATAAAGGATCTTGGTGAGTTTCCATAATGTTGAAAATCTTATTGTTTTCATGATTTCaccttaaaggaccactaaactcaattttttggtactctttttatcactgcatatgaaagacttctggttagtcataaacgaaacaccatttttttaaaaaaacaccttgtggttaattaataccaagcgcttaaaagttgctaaaaagccgtctgcttctctcacgcccgcaaacgaaaccacagacaccGTTACTTAACACTGTCGCCAGAGAACCGGATGTGACgtaatagaaggaacgatttccaattaattgtatagaaaatgtgtagcaagctcgtcattttgctgatttctcgacgtcaccaaaggcATGCCGAATTGTTATGTTGTCGTCAGTTGCTCCTTGgggttgggtgatggtgtcactatgcacagatttccactggaccccgtagtttgtgcttaaattggttgtttgtgtgtgcgaagcgagcgtgtGGAAGcttgtggtatatactaaatcgcatggttcgccccctaccacgcttcaaggatagaaaatgggagttcaagtttcatcgagtttataaataaagactgcttaccactcattgctgaccaaaaggattttgcatgatttTCCTCGGACGTGAGGTTGTGGTAAAAGTGCCAATATTAtcgtaaataatattatattggCCCCTGCCTTGATTCACTcgaagagtgaaattgttatgttataagcagtgtcatgtaaactcctaatgtccatcaatacaatacatatttgactaccagtgaaaagtaattttgattttgtaagtcggtgaaaagaaacctaaatagcattcattctcagtcagggcgccgccatttttgaaaatgacacgaacggttagaattattgagattatggtttgttttcatcaagttagaaaatccaaATACTTTTTACCAGTAGTTAattgtgtatttgaatcatggccaaaaggattttgcgtgacacaacttgtaacataacgatttcttccaaggaagcaaggtggggatCGAAGTGACTATAATATTGCTAGTTATCTTGCcctccacctcgcttccaagagtgaaattgttatgctataagcaatgtcatgcaaaatcctattgtccatcaataaaatacatattttactaccagtagaaagtaattttgattttgtaagtctatgaaaacaaacttaaatagcattcattctcagacagggcgctgccatttttgaaaatcatgaagtcacggactaaagtccatttgaattaatgagattatagtttgttttcatcaagttagaaaattgaaactactttctactagtagttaaatatgtatttgaatcatggccaaaaggagtttgcatgacataacTTGTAATGTAACATAACCGAGGTcagggtcgaagtgaaaatactacGCGATAAATGTCTACACTCTCTAactttacttggtttgtaaacgttcactcacctgtatgtagacacttgtcaatatacgtctttatatttggt includes the following:
- the LOC137278431 gene encoding arrestin domain-containing protein 3-like isoform X1, translating into MGKLKCFEIVFPDQRSVFHPGECVNGQVVVELKGDMKMRSLRVFMRGVAKVHWTESRSTGSRLGSYTEHYNAEVEYFFKRQVLFGGEVSDGRDTLTEGRHEFNFAFELPMGGISTSFEGKHGSVRYWLKAEMDKPWSFNHKTKKAFTVISPIDINRPEYQTQVESSVEKTLCCWLCMSGPISITARTDRRGYCPGESIAISAEFDNHSSRTVIPYATLYQTQAFFASGKSRVRRTKFTVLTGLPVAPGNRGSWDSQLLKIPAVSPSIMNCCVMKVDYFVKVALHIPGAYNLTMHLPIVIGTVPYRRAQSYRFTESRFYRETQAQFAMDFLPVPPPYRETITPPPPFEDPPTYAESIGGAVNLCDDEDDEPGSNMGDLTFTPMYTYVYDYRPPPAYSEVQTDPNPLSHLENISLDPS
- the LOC137278431 gene encoding arrestin domain-containing protein 3-like isoform X2, whose translation is MGKLKCFEIVFPDQRSVFHPGECVNGQVVVELKGDMKMRSLRVFMRGVAKVHWTESRSTGSRLGSYTEHYNAEVEYFFKRQVLFGGEVSDGRDTLTEGRHEFNFAFELPMGGISTSFEGKHGSVRYWLKAEMDKPWSFNHKTKKAFTVISPIDINRPEYQTQVESSVEKTLCCWLCMSGPISITARTDRRGYCPGESIAISAEFDNHSSRTVIPYATLYQTQAFFASGKSRVRRTKFTVLTGLPVAPGNRGSWDSQLLKIPAVSPSIMNCCVMKVDYFVKVALHIPGAYNLTMHLPIVIGTVPYRRAQSYRFTESRFYRETQAQFAMDFLPVPPPYRETITPPPPFEDPPTYAESIGGAVNLCDDEDDEPGSNMGDLTFTPMYTYVYDYRPPPAYSETDPNPLSHLENISLDPS